One window of Ardenticatenales bacterium genomic DNA carries:
- a CDS encoding MFS transporter, which translates to MRTFFVVWFGQMISITGSGLTYFALGVRVFQDTGSVTQYAFILVFTVLPRLFIGPIGGVLTDRWNRRHVMIISDVGAGLATVAILVLSATNNLQIWHIYVATAVNSAFAAFQLPAYLAASTQLVPKDRIEQAAGMVQLGEATTIIAPLFAGFLLPVVGLNGILAIDFGTFLFALITLLLVRFPNVAATAAGSAARSGIVGEIIHAWRHLAAKPGLMALLGFFAVSNFLVGSVEVLVTPLILILADERTLGVILFAGGIGVLVGSIVMSVWAGPSRRMYTIFGAMFLSGFWIAVAGSTTWLPLLIISAFLIFLCQPAIRATSQVIFQKKIELDLQGRVFSLRDVVAQASFPVAQLLAGPLTDDFFEPLMAADGRLAGTVGRIIGVGPGRGIGLGFIVMGALTMIVTLIALNYAPLRLVEDRIPDVVSAESPARGPAVSTPETSQVVGS; encoded by the coding sequence ATGAGGACTTTTTTTGTAGTCTGGTTCGGACAGATGATTTCTATCACCGGGTCCGGCCTGACCTACTTCGCGCTGGGGGTTCGTGTATTTCAAGACACGGGCAGCGTCACCCAATACGCCTTTATCCTGGTATTTACGGTGCTCCCGCGTCTGTTCATTGGCCCAATTGGCGGCGTCCTGACAGATCGCTGGAATCGTCGTCACGTGATGATCATTAGCGACGTGGGGGCTGGTCTGGCCACGGTGGCCATTCTGGTTCTGTCTGCCACGAACAATCTGCAAATATGGCACATCTACGTGGCGACTGCCGTGAATTCTGCATTTGCTGCTTTTCAATTGCCGGCATACCTGGCCGCCTCCACCCAGTTAGTGCCCAAGGATCGTATTGAGCAAGCTGCCGGCATGGTCCAGCTAGGTGAAGCCACAACCATCATCGCGCCCCTGTTTGCCGGTTTCTTGCTGCCCGTCGTGGGTCTGAACGGCATCCTGGCCATCGATTTTGGCACCTTTCTGTTCGCCTTGATCACCCTCTTGCTGGTACGTTTTCCCAATGTCGCGGCCACCGCAGCCGGGAGCGCCGCCAGGAGCGGCATTGTGGGCGAGATAATTCACGCCTGGCGACATCTGGCGGCAAAACCAGGGTTGATGGCGCTGCTCGGATTCTTTGCCGTGAGCAACTTCCTGGTAGGCAGTGTAGAAGTGCTTGTAACCCCGTTGATTCTGATCCTGGCTGATGAGCGCACGTTGGGCGTCATACTGTTTGCCGGCGGCATTGGCGTCCTCGTGGGCAGTATCGTCATGAGCGTTTGGGCCGGGCCGAGTCGCCGCATGTACACTATTTTTGGCGCCATGTTTCTGTCCGGGTTTTGGATTGCGGTCGCCGGTTCTACCACATGGCTGCCATTGCTCATAATCAGCGCGTTTTTGATATTCCTGTGCCAACCGGCGATCCGCGCTACCAGCCAGGTGATTTTTCAGAAGAAGATCGAACTGGACTTGCAGGGGCGCGTCTTCTCGCTACGCGACGTGGTCGCTCAGGCGTCTTTCCCCGTGGCGCAACTGCTGGCCGGTCCATTGACTGATGATTTCTTTGAACCATTGATGGCCGCGGACGGTCGGCTGGCGGGAACTGTGGGCAGAATAATCGGTGTTGGTCCTGGTCGTGGAATTGGGCTGGGGTTTATCGTCATGGGTGCTTTGACCATGATCGTGACCCTCATTGCCTTGAACTACGCGCCGTTGCGCCTGGTTGAAGATCGGATTCCTGATGTTGTCAGTGCGGAAAGCCCGGCTCGTGGTCCCGCTGTGAGCACCCCAGAAACGTCCCAGGTGGTTGGGTCGTAA
- a CDS encoding DUF4386 family protein, translating to MTNNNSLYKLGAICSIGAGMSYLAFTAFNIVDPILSAGRAGTGTPQMMLAMIAEGGTAHYLFHIAFALTGLFLLGVIPGIQRLLGKEAEGWVMMASILGYLAFGVTALTHLAEPQYEVIWAKAFATGDAATQAALMQIMQVSDIDPLGWFMTAAAGIWFFTVHWVALRQNAWPRTLAYLGLAAGFVYWGLFFGRLLQITALADIAGLLGGAIIGPIVTIWLGLELNKKSGAAATTTPETRRPSTAIEARLKPK from the coding sequence ATGACGAATAACAACTCATTGTACAAACTGGGCGCGATTTGTTCGATTGGTGCCGGCATGTCATACCTGGCATTCACGGCTTTTAACATCGTTGATCCCATCCTCAGCGCCGGAAGAGCGGGAACGGGGACGCCACAAATGATGTTGGCCATGATTGCGGAGGGCGGAACAGCCCATTATCTCTTCCACATCGCCTTTGCCTTGACGGGTCTGTTTCTGCTGGGCGTCATTCCCGGCATCCAGCGCCTGCTAGGAAAAGAAGCGGAAGGTTGGGTCATGATGGCCTCTATTCTAGGGTACCTGGCATTCGGCGTTACCGCGCTCACACACCTGGCGGAACCCCAATACGAAGTTATCTGGGCGAAGGCATTTGCCACCGGCGACGCTGCTACACAGGCGGCCCTAATGCAGATCATGCAAGTGTCCGATATTGATCCGTTGGGATGGTTTATGACGGCTGCTGCCGGCATCTGGTTCTTCACCGTGCATTGGGTCGCTCTGCGCCAGAACGCGTGGCCCCGCACCCTGGCCTATCTGGGCCTGGCCGCAGGTTTCGTCTACTGGGGACTCTTCTTTGGTCGCCTACTGCAAATCACGGCGCTGGCCGATATTGCCGGCCTTCTGGGCGGCGCAATCATCGGCCCTATCGTCACCATCTGGTTGGGATTGGAACTAAACAAGAAATCCGGCGCCGCAGCCACCACCACCCCAGAAACGCGCCGACCGTCAACAGCGATTGAAGCCAGGTTGAAGCCCAAATAG